A window of the Cucurbita pepo subsp. pepo cultivar mu-cu-16 chromosome LG01, ASM280686v2, whole genome shotgun sequence genome harbors these coding sequences:
- the LOC111808673 gene encoding homocysteine S-methyltransferase 1-like → MEVSLRSLRNTALSLTIHFGAPFASSVHLEYLEAGINILVSSSYQELSMEEGELLLEKSVKMEARDSFWDSVKSIPGHNYNRALLQHPLEAMLKDFHRRRLQILVDASPDLLAFETIPNKLEAQLTNKHIVVYPNSGEVWDGRAKKWLPSNCFVDDKFESFSSRWRDLGAKFIGGCCRTTPSTILAISKVWKESSH, encoded by the exons ATGGAGGTTTCGCTACGCAGCTTGAGAAACACGGCGCTGTCATTGACGATCCACTTTGGAGCGCCGTTTGCCTCATCA GTCCATTTGGAGTACTTGGAGGCAGGGATaaatattttggtttcttcgTCTTACCAG GAGCTGTCCATGGAAGAAGGGGAGTTGCTCTTAGAAAAGAGTGTTAAAATGGAAGCTCGTGATAGTTTTTGGGATTCTGTGAAGAGTATCCCTGGACATAATTACAATCGGGCTTTGTTGCAGCATCCATTGGAAGCTATG TTGAAGGATTTTCATCGGCGCAGATTGCAGATTCTTGTTGATGCAAGCCCAGATTTGCTTGCATTTGAGACTATTCCCAATAAACTTGAAGCCCAG TTAACCAACAAGCACATAGTTGTCTATCCCAATAGTGGCGAGGTATGGGATGGCAGAGCCAAGAAATGGCTG CCATCAAATTGTTTTGTTGATGACAAATTTGAATCATTTAGTTCAAGATGGCGTGATTTGGGAGCAAAATTCATTGGAGGCTGTTGTCGTACGACACCGTCTACCATCCTAGCTATATCAAAGGTTTGGAAAGAAAGCTCCCATTAG
- the LOC111805589 gene encoding zinc finger protein CONSTANS-LIKE 16-like yields the protein MMPRKSVQKTAEGGKTARPCESCIIKRARWYCAADDAFLCQACDASVHSANSLARRHERVRLPTVSYRPSSDNSSAASWHQGFTRKPRSPRMGKTAPMRKPFPQVPEVSAKEETEDQEQLLLYRVPELGTDSKVGNLFSFVGEKENSNGYLSYHMDPAEFAADVESLLGKSLNNKCLDMEELGLAASKDHSTTKDDYSLNSHELIRIEQDEIEKLTPMLSAEADTMREPFELNFMDFGRNPTTCGEENKVMMEVKEVVKKGELEMEETKIVNNKKKVSLSLDSEAVIMAWGSRGTPWMSDDGPNLDFNYHWLDYMGTWESEYYYQAFGEVSGGIRRQAAAGVEGEREARVSRYREKRRTRLFEKKIRYEVRKLNAEKRPRMKGRFVKRSSCFAPPPLPLFN from the exons atgatgcCGAGGAAAAGCGTGCAGAAAACAGCAGAGGGAGGCAAGACCGCCAGACCCTGCGAAAGCTGTATCATCAAGCGGGCTCGGTGGTACTGCGCTGCCGATGATGCTTTTCTGTGCCAAGCTTGTGATGCTTCAGTTCACTCCGCCAACTCCTTGGCTCGTAGGCACGAGCGAGTTCGTCTTCCAACTGTCTCTTACAGACCCTCTTCAGACAACTCCTCTGCTGCTTCATGGCACCAAGGCTTCACCAGAAAGCCACGGTCACCTCGAATGGGAAAGACCGCTCCGATGAGGAAGCCATTTCCTCAGGTACCGGAGGTGAGTGCTAAAGAAGAAACGGAAGATCAAGAACAGCTCCTCCTTTATCGAGTTCCTGAATTGGGAACCGATTCAAAAGTTGGTAATTTGTTTAGTTTTGttggggaaaaagaaaactcaaatGGGTATCTCTCGTACCATATGGATCCTGCTGAATTCGCGGCTGATGTTGAGAGTTTGTTGGGGAAGTCGCTTAATAATAAGTGCTTAGATATGGAAGAACTGGGGCTAGCGGCTTCCAAAGATCACTCAACGACAAAGGATGATTACTCTTTAAACAGCCACGAACTTATTAGGATTGAACAAGATGAGATAGAGAAATTGACTCCAATGCTCAGCGCAGAAGCCGATACAATGAGGGAGCCATTTGAACTGAACTTTATGGACTTCGGCAGAAATCCAACGACGTGCGGTGAGGAAAACAAGGTGATGATGGAAGTCAAGGAAGTGGTGAAGAAGGGTGAACTTGAGATGGAAGAGACAAAGATTgttaacaacaaaaagaaagtatCATTGAGTTTAGATAGTGAAGCAGTGATAATGGCTTGGGGGAGCAGAGGAACTCCATGGATGTCCGATGATGGACCGAATCTCGACTTCAATTATCACTGGCTGGACTACATG GGTACGTGGGAAAGTGAATATTATTATCAGGCTTTCGGGGAGGTTAGCGGCGGAATCAGGCGACAAGCGGCAGCCGGAgttgaaggagagagagaagcacGAGTGTCGAGATacagagagaagagaaggacgagattatttgaaaagaaaataagatatgAAGTCCGGAAGCTGAATGCAGAGAAGAGACCGAGAATGAAGGGGAGGTTTGTGAAGAGATCATCTTGCTTTGCGCCGCCACCTTTGCCTCTCTTTAATTAG